The stretch of DNA GTGCCACTCTTGTCCCAGAACAGCTGCAGCTAATAACTTACCCTTGCTGCAGTTACGTTACTTAAAGCAGTATGATGTATCCCTTAGGTAGTTAACTCCAGAAATTCACTGCATTAACCCTGCTCTTCTACATCTTGGAGTGCCTTGGAAAACTCTCAGCTCCTTGGGATTTTGCCCGTGATGCcgcaaaacaaaaatctctgtGGACCCTACAGTGTGcccacagctgctggagctggtcTGGTGATTATATTCTAATGCCGATGGTGAGGAGCACAAGAAATGGCAGTTTTTTTAATACACGGTCCATATATTGCACCGGTCTAACCCCAGCCCAAGAGGATTTTAATAACTGTTCTTAGCTCACAGCCCCACTACACACAGCTTCACTGGCAAAATACTGGCCTGCTGTATTTACTTGTATACACTATCAAGAATAGGGCACAATAAGCCAGTTCTGTCCTTTGTGTAACACTTCCCACAgcattaatataaaattaatgatGTTGTTGAAAGGGTTTGCTGTTACCCATCAGAACTGATCCTGAAATGATGCTTCTTTTTACTCCAGAACTGTGGCATACCTGGGTGCTTGtataaagcagcagcactggccatAATTTACTGCATTGCAGTAAAATCAACAATGCAGCATTCCGCAGAGCCAGGCAAATACTCATATTTGATTTGCTAGGTGaatagagagagaaaaaatgctctggggaaaaacaaaattaatcacgttactgtatttcttgtttGTAACCCTCCAAGACTTTCACTGTGTAAACGAAACACTAGTACCTCTTGAAACCAAATGTTGTTCTGAAACCTGATTTGAAACCATTTCTTTTACAAGTAACAAAGTGAATcacaatgttttttcttaaaattctttcttttgagggaaggaaaaaagaacaattttagaACTTAATGGTAACTCATAGGTAAGTTCCAGTTCAGCAGAAACcaaatttcaaagtaaaaatgttaggtgtaaaaaaaaaaaaaaccaacaaaaaaccaaacaaacatcTAATTCCTTCTAAGGGAAAGTTCCTATAGCTggagagaaaattcagaaattttcaGTAGTTGAGAGTAGACACAAACTTAGGATATTGCTATCCAGCTATATAAGGCCATAgtactatttattttaattagaaaaatatacatAGTTTAAGCTATCACAGCTTAGGAAATGTAGAAGTTGTAAACAGACCTCTCTGGGTTTCTCTATGAAAACTTGACATTTCATAAAcgttttctgtgtctgtttacAATTTACCACCCTAAATTTAGCTCCTAGTAAAactatgttttttttccccaggtgaTCTTCTGACACTGTGACAGATTGTTATTTTGTTCAGTAAAAGTTTGAAAATTGAATAAATATGGTTTCTTTCTAATTAAAAGATGATAAAGAGAATTGTTCTAGTATTAAAATAATCTACTCCCAGCATAAGTTTACAGTTTGTTGTTCCCATCTGAAACATAACGGTAAGAAAGACAACTCATAATTTCTCAGTTTAACGGCAGTGTTGAATATGTAAGAAGAATGCAGATGAATGTATGCTTGTTTTAACTAAACCATGCACTCAATACGAAAAGTGGTACACTTTGTGGAGTGAGCATTCATCTATACTCCAAGATTTCAAAAGTTAGGCAAATAAAAAGTAGGTTTCAGAATTTCCTTAAATGCCAAAAAAATTAGTTATCTGCACGAAGATGGTACGAATTCAGTAAAATCAAGTTTGTTATGGCCAAGAGGAGATTTCCTTCTAGAATAAAAGACCTTTTATACAGAATATCAGCACCATAAATTTTAACGTAAGAGAGAGATGAATTTACCAgtttgaaatacataaaaatagaagagtgaaaaatgaaaaatagaaaccTTAGCCAAAGATGTTTTGGTTTAGGGTAGGCTGTGTGAAATAACATTTATCAGTTAGCCACTGCACTGTATAACAACTCTACATTATTGTTCTAGGTACCTGGGAATAACGAGACCTCTCACGTATCCTGTAAGGCAGAATGGGAAGTGTATGGCCAAAATGATCCTGAGTGTATGGCTCTTATCTGCCTCTATCACTATACCCCCACTCTTCGGCTGGGCCCAAAATGTAAATGATGAAAAGGTTTGTTTGATCAGTCAAGACTTCGGCTACACCATTTACTCCACAGCAGTTGCATTTTATATTCCAATGTCAGTGATGCTCTTCATGTACTATCAGATTTACAAAGCTGCCAAGAGGAGTGCTGCTAAACACAAGTTTGCTGGCTTTCCCCGGCTGGAAGAAATGGAAGCAATTTCTATGAACGGAGTTGTAAAACTGCACAAGGAATCTGAAGAATGTACTAATTTTTCACGACTCCTAAAGCAtgacaagaaaaacatttccatctttaaaagagaacagaaagctGCCACTACACTTGGGATTATTGTTGGGGCTTTCACCATCTGCTGgctgcccttcttcctcctctcaaCCGCCAGGCCCTTCATCTGTGGTACAGCATGCAGCTGTATCCCGCTGTGGGTTGAGAGAACATTTCTATGGTTGGGTTACGCAAACTCTCTCATTAACCCTTTTATATATGCCTTCTTCAATCGGGACCTGAGGACAACTTATCGCAACCTCCTGCAATGCAGATACAGGAACATCAACCGGAAACTATCAGCTGCAGGGATGCACGAGGCTCTGAAGCTTGCAGAAAAGCCAGAATTTGTTCTGTAAGGTCACTCATCCTTTACTATGATAATTTATGTGTTTTTCACCTTAGCTTTTTCCTCACAGATTTGAAAGAAGAATGATAGGAAAAATCAGGCTTCTTGAGCACTGTTAATGCAGTCATCAAGAAACTGGAAGGTACCAAGGTTAATTCTTGTGCAGCCCACTAAGTCCTAGTGAGCCTGGATAAATAAGAACACCATCTAAAGAATCTGGGTGTAAGGGAAATACTAGAAAGGGGGAGGGTAAAAGGTCTTGCAGGATGTTTGAGTTGCTAGTGAGGAAATAGCAAAGTTGGCCTAAGCCATTTGTTTGGCCTCTGGCCCCAAACAAATGTTTGGGTCTGAATGGTGGATGCATCTTGTATCCTAGTGATTTTTTGCTGTAATAAAGACCTGAAAATGGTGAAAAGTTCAGTATAATTCACTGCTTTCCACTTtgttactataaaaaaaaaaaaaaggcaaaaaaaaagctggatcAAAGAACTTCTATTGCttaaaaatactctttattataaaaaaagCGTATGCCCATTAAGCATTAATTTACTGGATTGCCTGGAAATAAACTACTTTGTGAAATACAATGGCACTGGAAGAGTACATTACACTTCCAATGTGAATGTAAAAGTTTGAGTAAAGTCACATGGACcaacatctgctgctgcatACAGTCATGCAGCACAAttagctgcagtgctgctaTGCCAATTACACCAGGTAAAGACCTTGTGCTATACTTCTACATTTCTAAcataaaaaatatatctgattacaatttatttcagaagctgtCTGGTCTTTatccatcttttctttcttttctgttgatgtATGTCTAGTCCATGTTCCACTTCAGTAGTTAATTTATTGTCTATTTGAAAACTCTTCTAGCTTCttgggatttcttttctttctgaagtcagTAAGGAAAAAGTAAGTGTAAGACTTTATGAAATTCAGAGGTATCTGGTCTTTATGTTTAGAAATTGATTTTGGTCATCGCTTCTGCTTAAAATGGTTTAAAGCCTTGCCTTGTGTAAGAATCAAGATAATTTACTGTTTCTAATTCTAGTTGTTTCCCCTACCACTGCAGCTCACCCCAGGATTGATTCTACTTCTCGTGACTCTGGTAACAAAGCTCTTCCCTCAGTGGAACAGGGTCAAATATAAcaatatttgtattaaaatttaatatcaacaaatgcattaattatattaatatattaatacaaaatatattaatataaaatgcacttatgtaatatattaatataataacctgaaataataataaacttaAAGCAAATCAtaagaagatgctttttttggACTGAGTTTGCACTGCACACCATGTTCCAGATGAAGCACAGGGTACGTTAGTGAATGAGGACTGTTTCAGAGCTCGGTCTGCTTTTTCAGATATTGGGATATCGATGAGGAGACACATTCATTATCAAATTGCCTCAGCAGCAAATCACAGTTTAGGCTAACTTCTGTCCCTGCTTTCTCAAGTTTGAAGCCAACATGACTTAAATGAATTCAGCGATGTTAATTTGGACTAAGCAGTGAGAAGTTTGTGCCAGATCCTTATTCAAAGCATACAGACATTGTTGCAAACACCTGAGCTTTGAAGTGGCAGATACACAAAAGCTGGATCGATGTGCTATGTGTGCCGAAACAAGCTTAAGTCATTTTAGATGGATTTATACACTAGGATACACACAGTAGGAAGTACATTTTGGCCTCATTTTTAGCGAAGGTTCATAGTTTTGTAATAGTAAGAGACAGGCTACATCTcagcttcagaaacattttctaaacaAGATTCAAATACATTTGGAACAGTCcgatttcttttaaatattccaAAAGTATTCTGTGTAGAAGGACAAGAAGAGGTTTTGGCCCAGATTATCCACAAACTCTGTAGTACGGAGTAGAGCTCATGTTAATTCAAGCATATTTTCCATGTTTGACATGAAATTAATGTTTCTGGCTTTGTTACCTATCAGAGTGGCCTTTTCTGAGTTCCTAGCCTAAGTGAGGAGTTTTCACAGGCgttctgtattctttttttccctatgtgAGGATATGTATTGGATTATACAAATAAACGTACCTGTGAAGATTCCAGGTGGGATTACAAAACTCTGAAGGATTTTGAGAATTCTGACAGAAGGTTCAGCCATTTTTATTCTGCAGGAAAGCCtgagaaattgtgttttcttgaaataagatttttttaaaatgaaatacttgtCTTATGAGTCAGAAATTGATATTTGCCCAACTGTCACTAAAGGCAATTGCTTTCCTCAGGGAAAGCATCCTGCAGTACTCCACCTCTCCTCTGCCATATGCTTCAGGTAATGAGAgcccaggaaagaaaaacagctgttatGGGCTGTGGTCAGTACTTGAAGTTTTGGAAGATAAACAGACACTTTTCATCTCTGGGtatgtttggaaagaaaaggaaatgaaaaaggaaaaaggaaaagacaaagtTTATGCAtacagccaaaacaaaacacagctatGTGGCAAACAGAAGCTGTTAGATGGAGTTGTATTTGAGGGGAAAAGTGAAGAAATTGAGAAAGTTAGAAGAACGTCCCATGACCCAAGCACACAGGTAACATGGCactgagaaaaggaggaagctCTCAGAGAGAACTTTAACTGAAAGAGGCTTAGGTAAGAAGCACAAGGCAATAATTGCTTGGGTTCCAGAACAGGACatactacattttaaaaagataaataaatacaacTGTATCAAAATACCTAACTGCAGCAGTAgtgtttttttaactgagtaATTCACTACTCATCTGACAAAGGGGTAACATATAAATGGGTGAATGAGAACTCTACATCATCCTGTGTGCAGCCTGGCACGTGCTAGTACCAAACCCTAGATGAGATCTCACTCTTGGTCTGTGTGTCCTTTCACATGTTTCTAGGAGAAAGCAAGAGGGGTGAAAAAAATGGTGATAAAAACCTCCCAGAACAAGCCAGAGTACAGGGAAGCCAGCATAACACTAAACCAAACGAAGACAGTTAAGATATCGGAAGCAAGACCTGGAAGCAGTTCTAAGTTTCAGACTTGCGATTGGATAGGTACTTTTGGAAAAAGTTCTGCCTTTTGGCAACAAGGGTACATATGCAAGATTTTGAGGATGAAGATGCAAacctttctgaaatacatttgtaCAATCCCAGTGAAAACACTTGCTGCCTCATTGCTTAAAGGGGAGCTAGGCTCTGCAGGTCAGCACTGCTCTGGGTTTAATCAAagtattttggctttttaaatttttttaaataacaacatGAATGGAATCTTGATTTTATGTAAGATCCGTTGAGATGTCAAAGCAATGAAATCTAAGccaatctttctttttaagaaacagtGCATGTTGTCTAAATCCACAAACAGTAGCCACAGCAGGAAAGGCTGGAGTTGGTCCTTAGGTGCACAGGGCAGCATAGactggaaaacaagaaagcGTGGAAAAAGCTATCCTAGAGAACAGGATTGCCCATTAACTGTAGTGCAGAACTGGCTGCATAAGCCCAGCTTAATTTTTTGTCTGAGAAAACTGAATGCAGCATTTGCTGTTAGCTACAGTAGCCACATGCAGTACTTCCAATTAGAAAAGGCTTAGTCATATTGCTGTACATCCTAGACTGTATTTCTACCAGCCAGTCATTCCAAAATTGCTTTCTAGCTGCTATGAGATTCCTGGCTGGTGATGGTGACAAAAAGGGGACCAAATTTTGCTTCCATTTACTAGACTgacaagatttttaaaacagttgtgCCTAGTTTATGCACACATTGCACTCATGTTTGCTTTCCAGGATCTCATGAGGCTGTTTAgactttttgtttcctctatAGCTCTTACTTGGGAACTCACCTCTCCTTATTCAGGGAGAAAGGAGTCACCACAAAGCATTTTTTAcgttggggcttttttttttttttttttttttttttttgcttttctgcttggcATTTCTAGGGAAACGTAGCTAACTATACTGGTTCATGGGATGATCACTCAGCTGTACCACACCCtaaacactgggaaaaacaaaGTTATACTGGGAAATGCTCAGGCAGCAATTTCAGAGGGATTACCCTATTTTGTGCTAGGAGCTGAGGAAATCAGGCAGCAGTTGTGCAGCTGCCAACAGCATCTAGACTACCTCTTCATCCAGCACAAGCAGCCACTCAGAGAgtcttcagctgcagcctgagaTCTTCAGTTGCTGCCAAGAGTTATCTAGAAATCAACATAGGGGGATGCCAGTCAGACCTTCTTCACTTTATGTGTCTCTTTGTTCCCCTCTAAAGTGTATGTAAAGCTCCTTGAGAGCAGCCGCTGAGTGAGGCAGTTTGCTAAAAGGAGTTTTAGCCACCGCCGTGCCAGAGAGCCTTCTCTGAACCCACCTTTCAGTAtcacaaacacattttactgAAGATAAACATCACCTGTGGCCAAACTAAAAGCCAAAGAGCAAAGCTTTGAAACAGACACATGCAAAAAACCCCTCTAACACAGCTCATTAAGTGGTATTAGTATTATCCTATCTGTGATTTATCCATAAAGGTAACACTAGCTATCAACAGATCCCAGGTGAGGCAGTCCTGGATGAGCCTCCTTTAGCTGAAATAGTCTTTCCATAGCATGGCTCATGCCAGTAATATAGCAGCCAGTGTAAGGGTTGTGCTTTATCAGGAAGTCCCTTGCATCCTTTTAGTCTCATCCTGCTCAGATGCCCCATGTTTATGTCATTTTTCCTCAGTAAACAGGGCACAAAACAGCTTACAGTAAGGGCTCTAGATGCGTAGACTTAGGCTGAACAATTCTCAGTGTAAGCAATGCCCTTGGAGGGGAATTTGAGATAATGGTTTTGTGAAGAGTTTAGTTTGGCTCGTTTCACAGCCTTCCCTGCCCACCTTGCAGCCTCCCACCTCTGTTTCTTTCTATCGAGTTAATTACTGAGTCAGATCTGTAACTGTTGCTCGGAGGGTCTCAAGTGTCATACGTATAAATATGTCGTCGTATAAATACGACTGTATTTCTTCATTGCCATTCTTGCTGATAACTGCCTCTGTAAACATAATGCTAGCCTACTGGAAACCAGTCTCTGATTTCACAGTAGCAATTAATCTGCAGGAGAACCAGGCAGTAACAACATATAGCATTCCCCACGGTATTTTTTCCACCTCATTCAAATAAAACTCAAGTGGGTTTTTTGCAGTATCAAGATATAGTGAAAACTGTACTCCACTTGCTCACTCAGTAATGCTTTTTTGAGGGAAACCGCCTGTGGTAGAAACCTTGTTCCCAACATTTTCTCCCACCTCCTGCAGTCTACCGGCCTGTAAGTTTAGTGCTCAAGTACAGTATTGACGCTTACCACATTCCTCTGTTTAGCAAGAGACTTACTAGGTAGTAATAGAAACAGCCGAGTAATAAAATGTGGATTTATGTTAATATCTCATTTTTATATGTCCATTGCTTCACATTTCAGTTTcgttaaaagaaaagcaatgtctTTCATGCTCTGTTCAGATGATTAACTAGCTAGCACCACCTGCAGAAAGGTATGTCAAATGTGGGAAATAAATCTACtacaatgagaaataaagaaggGAATTATTTATCAAATTAATACTATAAACAATGCAGACAGAATCCATTCACTCCCTCCCCCCTGCTTTATGGCAGGAAAATGGATTTCTaggcagcccctgctccagaCACTGGAGTCAGCACAGCATCATTAGAAGGATATTATTGAGGTAAGTTTAGAGGTCACTGACCAAGATGCTGTAGGTAAAGAACTGGAAGGTGTTTTGAAGCAATGtcatttgttctgttgctttcaCCTAGTTATCAATTTAGCTttccatattatttttcttatctttcagGAAAAACTATTCAAAGTATAGTAGTCTCAGAAAATGTGCAAGATCCATGTATCATCAAATCCTGTTAGCAGTTTGCTTAGGAATCCATTCTCATCTTTTAAAGCATTGTTTCTCAGGAAGAaccagggagagggaagggagaaaattcAGAGATGTGGGGAATGGTCTTAATGTACAAATTATTAAGACTCTTGCCCCTTATTTCAAAGGGTGAGGAGGTAGGAAAGGCGAGgactggattatttttattttaagagaaggGCTCAagtaaataaatttgaaaaaagccaaagaaacagTGCATTAGAAGAGCAATCTTTGCAACATGCAAGAAATACAAACTTTGCAACATGcaagaaatacaaacatattATCCCTCTCCAcagattttaattcttttaagtAGTTATTGCTGCTAAAGAGTGGGTTCAGCATGAGTTTGAAGTGAATCAATACCGTTTTCTATAGCTGCTTTCTAAATGTTTTGCCAAATAGGCCTGTTGTTGTTCCCCACCCTCGCTATTCTGGTCCCCCtctcagctgccctgctgcattGCCAACCCCCTTCCTGTGCAGTGGTATTTCCAATAGGGCAGAAGAGCTCGTatttactgaaaactgaaagatgCTTATAATccccagattattttttctctgctgcaagCAAATAAAACCCCGCTGAGatattcttttcttaaagataTATTAATATATCGTTACTGTACAGGGTAATATTTTTGATGATTTGTAACTTCATGACTTTCTTgattgaaattattatttctgtcatTTGTGATCTTTCACATAGAACTAGTCAAGttacttcagcaaaaaaaagcatacagatGTATCAAAGTTTCCAGAAGAGACCAATGCACTTTTATAAACCAACATACCAgactgaataaatattttgcttttagttttctATCTACTTAATCAAAAACAATATTTCATTAAGTCAGTAGTTGTGTGGTCCTGCTAGTTCCAGAAAATTGTGTTTACAGTatacttatttttactttctgctgGAGAAGACAAAGAAAGCCACTGTAGTACACTTAGTTCAGCGCTTCTGGATAATCTATGTTTTAAAGCATGGAAAAATATAGCAGAACGCATCTGGACAAACTCAGTGATGTCTCAGAAAACTCTACATCTTTAGCTAATCTAACCAGGGTTTTGTCAGGTCTGTGATAAAACAGCAGAGATTCTTCAGTCAAATCAACCATTGTGAAGATGGTTGcaaggaaaagataaaataggCAAATTAAATGAACATTTAATTCCAAACAATAGTTGCGAAAGCAATACAACCCCACCCAATAAGTAAAAATGATGATATTTTTGTAATCTCAACGCTTAAACAGCACAATGACGAAACATTACAGCTGTGTCATAGAAATCCAGAAATTAATACCTCAATAGTATGTGTTTCCAAACAGAGTAAGAGCTACTTAACAACAACTTTAGAGACTGTTTTCCTTGCATATTTAATTAATAGAGACTTTGACGAAGGAATGCTCTAGCACgttgctgtggttttgcagtccagtaaaataattttacccTAGCATATGTTTGATGTAAGGAGGATGCACGTCTTCCGTATACTGATGTACTATCAAGGACCTACTAAAGGTACTTATTGCCTCTCCAAGCTAAGGACATTAAAGAACCCCAGTATTTATcctgagaaagaagaaataacagaaatatttaaaaagtaaaatgggAACTAAACAAGCAGACAGAACTTGAAACCTTTTGGATACTTCATTGTGAATGTGCAGAGAGCCTTTCTGTTCCTTACAGAATACTTAGAGTTTTTCTTAGCTTGTATACAGCAGATACTTTTGTGAAACTCATAAATTGTATTTCTCTCTTCAAACAAAGCAGTAAATACAGCAAGACAAAATCATGCTAAGGACCTTTAACTTGCAATTACcgaaaaaaaatattaaataaataatcaaatgTTCAACTGGCCAGATAAAGttaatgctgcaaaacaactacttttttttttaagattagtCTTCTCTGTCCAAAATAATCctgtcagcccagaaaacaggaaagatcATGAGCATCAAAATGGCTTGTAATTACAAAGATTTATAAAAGCAAACGTTTATCCATGATAATGAAATTACTCATTGTCTTTTGTCCATATATTTTCTGGCTGTTCCTCCAATGAATGCAATATATGAACAGAACATAACATTTCCTAAGGC from Falco biarmicus isolate bFalBia1 chromosome 9, bFalBia1.pri, whole genome shotgun sequence encodes:
- the HTR7 gene encoding 5-hydroxytryptamine receptor 7 — translated: MVLALNGSHLYGNLRPSVLEDPRALSGGRMIAGSWPPRSLAKLGPSPPPSALPTASPLPANDSQCGEQILSYGNVEKVVIGAVLSLITLLTIAGNCLVVISVCFVKKLRQPSNYLIVSLALADLSVALAVMPFVSVTDLIGGEWIFGRLFCNVFIAMDVMCCTASIMTLCVISIDRYLGITRPLTYPVRQNGKCMAKMILSVWLLSASITIPPLFGWAQNVNDEKVCLISQDFGYTIYSTAVAFYIPMSVMLFMYYQIYKAAKRSAAKHKFAGFPRLEEMEAISMNGVVKLHKESEECTNFSRLLKHDKKNISIFKREQKAATTLGIIVGAFTICWLPFFLLSTARPFICGTACSCIPLWVERTFLWLGYANSLINPFIYAFFNRDLRTTYRNLLQCRYRNINRKLSAAGMHEALKLAEKPEFVLRSSDFSREKES